The Deinococcus aquaticus genomic interval TCCACCCGGTCGCCGCTGAAGCTCAGGCCGGCCGTGCGGGCCAGGTCCAGGGGCAGCGGGCCGTCCAGGGGCACGCTGACGGGCGTGTCCAGCACGCTCATGCCGGGCGTGGGCTGCAGCGTGACGTTCTGCCACGCCAGCAGCGCGCCCCCGCCGGCCAGCAGCAGCCCGGCCGCCATGCGCGTCAGCACCGGCATCAGGGACCGCGAGGGCGGAACGGTGGTCACGCGCTTCCCCGAGCGGGCAGGGTCAGGGGGGCCAGGGCCGGCAGGGTCAAGGTGACGGTGGTGCCGGCCATGCCGTCCGCCCCGGACTGCACGGTCAGCGTGCCGCCCGCCCCGGCGGCGCGCTCCCGCATGCTGCGCTGCCCCAGCGTGCCGCGCCCCTGCGCCTGCGGGTCGAAGCCGCGCCCGTCATCCCGGACGGTCAGGGTCACGTGCGGTCCGTCCTGCACCAGCGACACCCACACCTGCGCGGCGCGGGCATGCTTGACCACGTTGTGCAGCGCTTCCTGCGCCACGCGGTATGCGGCGGCCTGCACGTCCGGCGCGAGGTCCGGTTCGCGGCGCAGATCGGCGTGCACCTGAAGGCCGTGCCGGGCTTCCAGGGCGTGCGCGTGCTGCGTGAGAGCCGCGATCAGGCCGCCTTCCTCCAGCGCGTCGGGGCGCAGGCTGAACAGCAGCGCCTTCATCTCGGACACGCCGCCCTCCGCGAGCCGGATGGTGTAATCCAGGCTCTGCAACGTGCGGGCCGGGTCGCGTTCCAGCGTGGCACGCGCCGTCTTGGCCCCCAGCGTGATGCCGTACAGCGCCTGCGCGACACTGTCGTGCAGTTCGCGGGCCAGCCGGGCGCGTTCCTGCTCTCCGGCGCGCGCTCCGGCCCGCTCGATCAGTTGCGCGGCGTGCAGGGCGGTGCCCGCGTGGTCCGCGATGCTCAGCAGGAACGCCAGTTCGTCCGCGCCGGGCCGCACGCCCGGACGGTAGCGGGCGCGCAGCGTGACGCCCTCCAGCGTCCCCGCCGAGGCGGGCAGCGAGACCGGCAGTACCGCCATCAGGCCCCCGTCGGGCCAGGGCAGCACGTTCGCCTCACCCGGCTGCGGCAGGGCCGTGTCCGGCACGTCCCCCACCGGCCCTGCTTCCGCGTCCGCCCAGGCATCCGAGGAACTCGACGCCCACAGCGTGCCGTCCCGGGCGTGCAGGGTGACCCGGGCGGCGGTGCTGGCCGCGCAGGCCTGGGTGGTCAGGTCGCCCAGTGTGGCGTTCAGGTCGTCGCCCAGCGCGACCCGCCCGGCGGCGCGGCGCAGCGCGATCACCTCACGTCTCGCTGCCTCGTCCCCGGCGTCCAGCGGCAGCAGGGCCGCGGCCAGCCTCGTCCACATGCGGCCCATCAGGTTCAGGACGCCCGCCGTGACGATCAGCGTGCCCAGGCCGACCAGCATCAGGCCCGCCACGGCGACCGGACCGGGCTGCACGGTCCACTCGTTCCACACGATCGGCACGGCCGACCCCAGCGCCCACGCCGGAGCGGCCAGTCCCATCAGGGCCACGATCATCAGCGTGACCAGCACCAGCCAGCACAGCAGCCCCAGCGGCAACTGCACCACGTGAAACAGCAGCGTCCGGTACGTCACGGGAGACGCCAGTTGCGCGCCCAGCCACGCCAGCACGCCAGCGTAGGACGCGGGAAGCCGGCGGGCGAACGAGACGCCCAGCACGCCCGCCATCCACCTCTGCACGTCCCCCAGTGCCCCCACCAGCCACACCGCGCCCACCAGCGCCGGAGCGCCGATCAGGACCGGCAGGGTCAGCAGGCCGCCCGCCACGACCACCGTCAGCAGCACGGCCACCAGCGCGCCGACCGGCAGGGTCAGCAGCACGTACGCCGCCGCGCGGTACGTGCCGGGATCGGTCATGTCACGCAGGGGGCCGCCACGCACCCCGCGTGACCCGCCCGGTTCCCGCACCGCTCCCATGACCTTCATCATGCCGCGCAGCGTAGCGCCGCGCACCCCATCCGCTCGTCCCACCAAAGGCGGAGACGCCCAGGCTGCAGGATTTCCCACGGGTTCCCTGGGTGCAGAAGGCGGGCCGGTCCCATAAGAGACCGGCCCGCCCTGAAGACTGCTCCGGCTCAGCCGGGAATGCGGATCTTCTGCCCGACCTGGATCAGGTCCGGGTTGCTGATGTTGTTGTAGTGCGCGATTTTCTTGTACTCGGCGGCGTTGCCGTAGTACTTCTGCGCAATGGCGCCCAGGGTGTCACCAGACTTCACGGTGTACACGGTGTCACCAGTGCTGGTGTCCTTCTCCTTGACGAGTTCCTTGGCGCCCGCAGCCACGCGCAGGCCGCTGGCGTCCACGGAGGCGACGCCCTGCACTTCACGGGCCAGCTTCTCGGCGAGGCGCTGCTCGTGCTCGTTGTCCACCACGCCGCGCAGGATGACGCTCTTGCCGCTCTGAAGAACGTCGATGGGATCGTCGGCCAGTTCCACGTTGCCGCGCAGGGCTTTCAGGACGGCCTTGGCGACGCGGCTGTTGTCTTCCATCTCCTTGACTTCGGCGTCCAGCTTCTCGTCAGCGGCGCTCAGGTCGGGCGTGGTGACGGTCGCGGCGGGCGCGTCCGGGGCGGGCTGGGCGGGCGCGGCCACCTGCTGCTCGAAGGTCACGCCGCTGGTGTCGACGTTCTTCACGCCGTTGATGCCGCCGGCGACAGCGTTGATCAGGCCCACGTACCGCTCGTTGGGGACCATGCCCGTCACGGTGACGGTGCCGCCGCGCTCCTGCACCTGGAGTCCCAGGTCCTTCAGGCGGGGCTGCTCGTTGATGGCGTCGTTGACTCGGTCAGCGGTGCTCTTTCCAAATGGCCACATGAGCCGAGCGTACACCGCCAGCAGCCGCTAACGTGAGATACCCCACGTTCCTTAAGGGCTGATCAGGATTCCCTGAGGGGTCCTTCAAGGCCACCTTTCGGTCAGGGGGCCGGCGGCAGCACAGAACTCTGCACCCAGTCCCTCAGGACCCGCGCAGCCTGCTCTCCCAGGGTGCGGCGGGTGTAGTCCAGCAGGTCGTCGGTGCCGACCACCTGAGCGGCCCTTTCCGGAGCGGCTGACGGGGCTGCTGCGCCGCCCTGGGCGTAGCCGCGCAGGAAGGTGCGGAAGGCGTCGTCCCCGGCCTGTCGCCGCAGGGCGTGCAGGGCCAGGGCGCCGCGCTGGTAGGCGCTGCTGTCGAACATCTCGCCCTGGGTCGTGGCGGTCAGGGGCCGGGTGCCGCGCCGCTGCAGGGTGGCGTACCAGGCGTCTGCGAGCACCTGCCCGTCCTGGCCCTGGTGTTCGGTCCACAGGAGTTCCGCGTACGTGGCGAATCCCTCGTTCAGCCACACGTCGGACCAGTCGCGCAGCGTGACCCTGTTCCCGAACCACTGGTGCGCCGTTTCGTGCACGATCACGCGCTCGCTGCTGGACGTGACGGGCATGGTCGAGAGCGTTGCGGTTTCCAGAGCCGGCAGGCGAGCCGTGACGACCGCCGAGCCGTACGTGGCGAACGGGTACGGACCGAACCAGTCACTCAGGGCTTTCAGGATCTCGCCGGTGCGGCGGTAGGGGGCGCGCACCGCGTCGGTCGTGCCGGGCGGAAAGTAGTCGCGGCGGGCTACCAGGGTTCCGCCGGCCCCGACGGGCACGCCCGGGCTGTCCACGGCGTCCAGGGGCCCCAGGTGCACGGCCAGGGCGTAGGTGGGAATGGGCTGCTTCTGGTCGAAGGTGACGGTGTGCGCGCCGGGCGTGTCAGGGGTGTCGGGCGTGTCGGTCACGAGCACGCGCTCACCGCTGGCGACGGCGGTCGTGCCGGGCGGGACGGTCAGGGTGACGGTGAACGTGGCGGGGTCCGAGGGATGATCGTTGACCGGCAGGAAGGTGCGCGCGCCGTCCGGTTCGCTGAACGCGAAGTTCGCGCCGCCCCCCACGTTCACGGGGTCCGGAACGGCCTGCCAGCCCAGCGTGAACGGAAAGACCGGGTCCGGCAGGACGCCCGCCACGCCGGCGTACCGCAGGGTCACGCGGGCCTCCTGACCGGCAGGCAGGGCGCGCAGGATCAGCAGCTTCCCGGCCGCGTGGTCCTGCCGGAACGGAACGGGCTGGCCGTTCCACAGGGCCACCGTGACGGCCGGCCCCAGGAAATCCAGGCTGACCAGTGGCAGGGACCGCCGCGCGCGCAGGGTGACGTTCACGTCGCCGCTCAGGGCGCGGGTGCCGGGCTGCGTGACGGTCAGGTGCACGTCGTAGTGCACGGCGTCCAGGCCCGCCTGCCCCAGCGTGGGGTACAGGGTGTCCCCCACCGACCGGACCTGGGCAGCGGGGGACAGCTGCGGAGCGGTCTGCGCGGCGACCGGCAGCAGCAGCGGACCAGTCAGCAGTTGGCCGGCCAGTAGCCACCGGACCCAGCGGGAGCGGCGTGACCGGCGCAGACTGTAGGCGCGCAGACTGGACGGGGGGTCGGCTGGGCGCACCGGGAACCGGGCCTAGATGGGGTAGTACGCGCGGGGCTGACCGCGCACGAAGTCGCGGGTGGGCACCCAGATCAGCGGGTTGCGTTCCTCGACCTCGGGCGGCGGGCCGTAGCGGACCAGGGACTCGACCTGCTCGAACGGCACCCACTTGACGCCCACGACCTCGGGGTCGGTGGGGTCCAGTTCGCCGTGGAAGGTCGCGGTGAACCGCCCGAAGATGGCGTAGCACTCGTTGCGGGTGCCGGGCAGCAGTTCGCCCTCAAGCAGGCTGACGAACATCAGGTCCGTGACGGTCAGGCCCGTCTCGTACAGCACCTGACGCACGGCGGCGTCCCCGAGGGTCTCGCCGGCGTTGGCCTTGCCGCCGGGCAGGCCGTAGAAGATGCTGCCGTCGTCCATGCGTTCCTCGACCAGCAGCAGGTGCCCGTCGCGGATCAGGTACACGTGCGCGGCGCGCTTGATGGGCAGGGTGCGCGACAGGTTACTCATGTGAGTGGCAGTCTAGCGCGCCTGCGCCAGTCACGGGCTGTACTGGTCACGCGCCGGGCGTGCCGGACAGCGAGGCCAGCACGTCGTCCGGCAACCGGGCGGGACGGTAGGCGTGATCGGTGGCGATGTGGCGCGTCTCGCCCTTGGCGAGCAGTTCGTCGCCGCGCCGGACCTCGTACGTGAAGGTCAGGGTCCGTGAGCGCACGGACGTGACGCGCGTCAGGACGTGCAGCGTGTCGTCGTACCGGGCGGCGCGGCGGTACTCGACGTTCAGACCCGAGAGCATCAGGTAGTAGCCGCGCGCCTCGACCTCACGGTACGGCAGGCCCAGGGCGTTCATCAGGTCCGTGCGGGCCACCTCGAACCACACCGGGTACGTGGCGTGATGCACGACGCCCATGGCGTCCGTCTCGGCGTACCGCACGCGGATCACGGTCGGCGCGTTCAGTGAAGGACCGACCGGAGGGCTGGCGGGCGCGGTCACAGAATGGTGTCCGACACGGCGTGGAATTCCAGGGTGGGCGTGCGGCGCAGTTTCACCTGATCCGCCACCTGCCGCTGAAGGTGCCCGCGTGCGCCGCGCAGCGCGTCGAGCAGGTCGTCCATGTCGCCGGTCATGGCGCTCACGTACACCCGCGCGATGCCGTAATCGCTGGTCACGCTGATCCGCTCGACGGTCACGATCATGGGCACGCGCGGGTCCCGCAGGCCCGAGATGGCCTCGCTGAGGACGCGCGTCAGTTGCGACTGAAGCTGTTCGGGTTTCATGCGCGCACCGGGGTGGCAGGCAGGCAGAGTGCGGTCAACATCCGCGCATGGTAAAGCATGCCCCGGCGTGCCTGCCGGAGCGCCGTCACGGAAGGCGGCCCGGCAGTGGCCAGGGGCGGCGGTCACGGACGTGGCACGGTCCGGTCACGGGGCGCGGCGCAGGGTAGGGGCACCCGCCTCATCCGGCCGCCGCGCAGGCAACCGGGCCGCGCAGGCAAGCAGGCCGGATACTCCCACCGGGCGGGCAGGAGGAACACCCATGCGCCGAACCCCGACCCTCTCGCTGACCTCTGCACCCATGAAGTCTGCACCGATGGCCTCTGCCCCGATGAAGTCCGCGCCAACCATCCGTGCCCGCTGCCGGCCACTGCTGACCGGGGCGGCCCTGCTGGGGGCGTGCAGCGCGGCCGCGCAGGACGCCGCCCCGAATCTGGCGGCCCCTCCCCTGACGGCCCCGGTGCTGGCGGCCCCCACGCTGGCCGGGCCGCTCGCAGCGGGCTTGCAGACCATGCCGGGCACGCATGAACAGGTGTGCGCGTCGCTGGAGGCGGCCGGGTGGTCCCTGATCGCCGTGGCGTACAGTCACGGGCACGAACGGCACCTGTTCATGCTGAGCACGCCGGACGGTCACGTGCAGTACGCCCTGGTCAGCGGTACGTCGCCTGTGCAGCTGAACGTATCGACGAGTCAGCCGTCCATGCCTCACGGCAGCGTCACGGCCCACTGAAAATCCCGTCTCCCCTGCTCTCTGCCCCTGCCCGGCCGGATGACGCGGCTGGGTCAGCAGCTGGGTCAGCGGGCGTAGCGGCGGCCGGTGTAGTCCGTGAACACGCCGATGCCGTAACTGACCTTGCGGACGCTTTCAATCACGGCCCGTCCGTTCCAGGCGATGCCGGTCGAGCTGCCTCCGTCGAGCAGCAGGGCGTCCTGCACGCCCAGGCGGGCCATGACGCGGCCCATCTCGGTGGTCGTGAGTTTCACCTGGGTGCTGACCAGCACGAGGTCGCGGTTGCCGATCAGGCCGACGGCGCTGCGGGCCGCGCGGCCGAACAGGGCCGGGTCGCGGAAGGCGGCGCTGTAGCGGGTCAGGAGTTGCCCACGGCTGAGAATGCGGGGGCCGGTGGCGATCACGGTTTCCATGCCGACCCAGGTGGTATCCAGCGGGCGGCCCAGAAGCGGGGTGGTGCTGGCGCGGATGGTGGCGCGGTTGTCGGGCGTGATGGCCAGCGCCATGGGAATGCGGCCCCAGGTGAGCATGCGGCCCTGCATGACGATGTCCCCGGCGGGCGCGTACGTCTGCGGGTGAAAGTAACTGCCGTTGATGACGACGCGCGCGCCGCTGCTGCGGGCCAGCTGGCTGACGCGCGCGCCGCTGCCGAACGCCATGCTGGGACTGGCGAGCACCGGGGCGATCAGGGTGTTCCGGTGCCGCAGGTCCACATTTGCGACCTGAACGGGGATGTTCAGGGGCGTCAGGCGTTTGAAGGTCACGGCGCTGTTCACGGGGCGGGGCGGGATGGGTACCGGGACGCGCGCGGGGACCAGCAGTTTCTGGCCGGGGACGATCAGCCGGGCGGTGTTCAGGCCGTTCAGGCGGCGCAGGTGATCCACGCTCAGGCGGTAGCGGGCGGCCAGCCGGGTGGGGGTGTCGCCGACGGCCATGCGCACGTAGCGGTACACGGTGCGGACCTCGGAGGTCGCGGGTCTGGACGGCGCGGCGGTCTGCGGGGGGAGTTTCAGAACCTGACCGGGCCGGATGACGCTGCTGCGCAGGCTGTTCCCGGCTTTCAGGGCGGCGACGCTCACACCGTAGCGGCGCGCGATCAGGCTCAGGGTGTCGCCCCTGCTCACGGTGTGCCGCCCGGCGGGCGCGGCGGAAACGGAAGCGCTTCCGGTGACGCGAAGCACCTGCCCGGCGCGGATGATGTCGCCCTTCAGGCCGTTCAGGGCGCGCAGCCGGTTCACGCTGACGCCGCTACGCCGCGAGATGAGAAAGAGGGTGTCGCCGGATTTCACGGTGACAGTGGCGGGGGCAGTAGACGGAGCAGCGCCGGCCACGCCGGTCAGGGTCAGGCCAGTCACGATCGGGCCAGTCACGCTGCCGAGGGTCAGGAAGGTCAGGAGAAGTCGGCGCATGGCGTCACACCTGAACACAGTGAAGGCCGCCGCGTGTGAACGGTCCCTGACGCGAAGTTCATGCGGGCCCCCCAGATCACGGGGGCCACGGGGCGGATGGGAGGCGCGGCACGGAGCGCCGCGACTGTTCTGGCGGAAGTCCGTCATGCCCTCACCCTGGCACGGGGGCTCTGCCACGCCTCTGACCGCAGCAGACAACCCGGGCGCGCGTCAGCTGCCGGGCGTACTGCCGGGGAACACCGCGACCCGCCCGATCATGTACGCGCAGCCGTACAGGAACAGGGTGGCAACCGGCAGCAGGCGCAGGCCCACGCGGTGCTCGATCAGGCGGCCCCGGACCAGTACTTCGATCACATACAGGCTGATGACACACAGGCCCGCGTACATCCAGTGCTCCCAGTCACGGCTGGGATCTACCGGGAAGCCGTACTTGCTGACCCCCTCTCCGGCATCGGTGGCGCTCGGGACCTTCGCGCCGCCCAACGCCAGAATCACGCCCGTCACGGCCGGCAGGAGCGTCAGCACCCACGTGACCCGTAACCAGAGCATGAATCCCCCACCGATCCGCATTTTCACGGCGGGCGCGATACTCCACACGAACAGCACCAGGGTCGCCAGTGCATACGGCGTGGGAAACAGCTGAGCGAGGCCGCTATTGAACTGATACCCGTGAATCAGGCGAAGGAACTCCATACCCGCAGCGTAGCGCGCCGCTCAGGGGCTGATGGGTAATGGCCAGTCACGTTCGCGCGGCGGGTCAGTCACGCGGCGTGACTGTCCCCGGCAACCCCACCCAGTCTGCTTGCCCGTCAGCTCAGGAAGTCCACGACGGCGTGCGGGGGCAGGGGCGTGCCGGGCGTGAGGACGGTGTTCTCGCCGGCGACACGCAGTTGCAGGGTGTCCGGGGCGTGCAGCAGCAGCAGGTCGCGGCCGCTGAGGCTGACGCTCAGGCCTTCCAGGGCCGGGGCGCGCAGGGTCACGCCGAGGTCGGTGGTGGGCGCGTGAACACGCAGGGCGTGCTCGCCGTACGGGCCGCGGACGTGCAGGACGGGACCGCGACTGTGCAGGGCCAGCGGGAGGCCCAGTCCGGCGAGGCTGCCGAGGGTGGGGTGGGGGGCGCGGGCGCGGCGGGCGACGGCCACGCCCAGCAGCGTGCCGGGGCGCACCACGTCGCCGGGTTGCAGGAGGCGGGCACCCTGGCTGACTTCCAGGTCGGTGGGGATGCGCAGGATGCGCAGGCCGTCGCGGTGCTGTTCGGCGCGCAGGCCGCTCAGGTGCGGCACGCGGGCCATCTGCCCCAGGTCGAAGGGGCCGCCCAGGGGGGTGGGGATGCTGCTGACCTCGCCGTCCGCGCCGACCAGGGAGATGGTGCGGTCGTCGCGGTACTCGAGGCCCTCGACGGGCGTGGGGTCGGCCGGGCGGGGCGTGCGGGCGCGCGGGGCGGGTGCCGGCGGGCGGGCGCGCCAGCCCAGGATCAGCGCGGCGGCCAGGGCCAGACCGGTCAGCCAGACCAGCGTGGACCGTGACGGTCCGGCGGGAGCGGACGGCCCCGTGGTGGGTGGCCTGGGGTCGGGTGTGGCGGGTGCCGGCGGGGGGGGCAGGCGGCCGCCGGGCGCGCCGGTGACAGCGGCCAGCGGTTGCGGCGGCAGGCCCGGGATGGACAGGACCGGGGTGACGCTCTGGCTGGCGCTCAGGCCGTCGCCGGTCAGCTGGACGGCCAGTTTGCGGCCTCCGGGCTGGGTGTGCAGCTGGGCGCGCAGGCCGGGCGCGCCGCTCAGGGTCGCCTGTTCCAGAGGCAGGCCGGGGGGCGTGCGGTAACGCAGGATCACGTCCTCACCGGCTTTCAGGGTGCGGTCCGCGCCGGGGTTCAGCCACAGCAGGGGGGCCTGGGTGTTCAGGCGCAACAGCACCTGCCGGGGCCGGGGGGCCACGTGATTCGCGCCGGTCACGGGCGGGGCGCACAGCAGGGCCGCGCCGCTCTGGTCGGGCAGGTTCAGCAGCTTCAGCTGGCCGCCGGTCACGGGCGGGTCGTTCAGGCGCAGGCGTGGAGCGCTGGCGTCCGGGGTGAGGGTCAGGGGCGCCGTGTCCGGGAAGGGGCTGGGCGCGGCGGCCGGGTCGGTGATGGTCAGCAGGCCGCCTTCCAGGCCGGGGGCGTCCAGGGTGGGGGGCGTGCCGACCGGGAGGGTCAGGCCGCTGGCGTAATCGCTGGCCTGCAGGGCGGCGCGGGCGTCGGCGGGAATGTCGGTGCCCAGCGCCACGTAGTGCAGGCGGTCCAGCGGGCCACGCGCCCGGAAGGCGTCCAGCGCGGCGCGGGCGGTCACGGCGGGGCGGGTCTCGTCGTTGTCGATGCCGTCGGTCAGGACGAACACGGTGGTCAGGGTGGACCCGGCCGGGGCCGGCTGGGCTGCTGTCGACTGGGCTGGGCTGGCGTTCAGGGGGGTCAGGGCGTCCCGGAGGCTGCGGTACAGGTAGGTGTTGCTGCCGTCGGCTTTCAGGGCGCCCAGCGCGGCTGTCCACGCGGGGTTACGGGCAGGCTGTTCGAAATGCGCGCGGCTGCGCAGGCCGGCGTCGAAGGTGAGCAGGTCGGCCTCGTCCGGCTGGTGGGCCTGCACGTAGGCGGCGATGCTGTCGCGGACCTGCCGGAAGATGTCGGCGCGTCCGTCCCCGATGCCGCGCATGCTGCCGCTGGTGTCCAGGATGAACACGC includes:
- a CDS encoding M1 family metallopeptidase yields the protein MRPADPPSSLRAYSLRRSRRSRWVRWLLAGQLLTGPLLLPVAAQTAPQLSPAAQVRSVGDTLYPTLGQAGLDAVHYDVHLTVTQPGTRALSGDVNVTLRARRSLPLVSLDFLGPAVTVALWNGQPVPFRQDHAAGKLLILRALPAGQEARVTLRYAGVAGVLPDPVFPFTLGWQAVPDPVNVGGGANFAFSEPDGARTFLPVNDHPSDPATFTVTLTVPPGTTAVASGERVLVTDTPDTPDTPGAHTVTFDQKQPIPTYALAVHLGPLDAVDSPGVPVGAGGTLVARRDYFPPGTTDAVRAPYRRTGEILKALSDWFGPYPFATYGSAVVTARLPALETATLSTMPVTSSSERVIVHETAHQWFGNRVTLRDWSDVWLNEGFATYAELLWTEHQGQDGQVLADAWYATLQRRGTRPLTATTQGEMFDSSAYQRGALALHALRRQAGDDAFRTFLRGYAQGGAAAPSAAPERAAQVVGTDDLLDYTRRTLGEQAARVLRDWVQSSVLPPAP
- a CDS encoding acyl-CoA thioesterase translates to MTAPASPPVGPSLNAPTVIRVRYAETDAMGVVHHATYPVWFEVARTDLMNALGLPYREVEARGYYLMLSGLNVEYRRAARYDDTLHVLTRVTSVRSRTLTFTYEVRRGDELLAKGETRHIATDHAYRPARLPDDVLASLSGTPGA
- a CDS encoding NUDIX domain-containing protein, with the translated sequence MSNLSRTLPIKRAAHVYLIRDGHLLLVEERMDDGSIFYGLPGGKANAGETLGDAAVRQVLYETGLTVTDLMFVSLLEGELLPGTRNECYAIFGRFTATFHGELDPTDPEVVGVKWVPFEQVESLVRYGPPPEVEERNPLIWVPTRDFVRGQPRAYYPI
- a CDS encoding ribosome-binding factor A, which translates into the protein MKPEQLQSQLTRVLSEAISGLRDPRVPMIVTVERISVTSDYGIARVYVSAMTGDMDDLLDALRGARGHLQRQVADQVKLRRTPTLEFHAVSDTIL
- a CDS encoding LysM peptidoglycan-binding domain-containing protein, producing MRRLLLTFLTLGSVTGPIVTGLTLTGVAGAAPSTAPATVTVKSGDTLFLISRRSGVSVNRLRALNGLKGDIIRAGQVLRVTGSASVSAAPAGRHTVSRGDTLSLIARRYGVSVAALKAGNSLRSSVIRPGQVLKLPPQTAAPSRPATSEVRTVYRYVRMAVGDTPTRLAARYRLSVDHLRRLNGLNTARLIVPGQKLLVPARVPVPIPPRPVNSAVTFKRLTPLNIPVQVANVDLRHRNTLIAPVLASPSMAFGSGARVSQLARSSGARVVINGSYFHPQTYAPAGDIVMQGRMLTWGRIPMALAITPDNRATIRASTTPLLGRPLDTTWVGMETVIATGPRILSRGQLLTRYSAAFRDPALFGRAARSAVGLIGNRDLVLVSTQVKLTTTEMGRVMARLGVQDALLLDGGSSTGIAWNGRAVIESVRKVSYGIGVFTDYTGRRYAR
- a CDS encoding vWA domain-containing protein, whose amino-acid sequence is MRRAHLLTSLLLLSPAAAAQDTAPSAAAPGATTSTPSSAGTCALPGGTLPTRTRSVFILDTSGSMRGIGDGRADIFRQVRDSIAAYVQAHQPDEADLLTFDAGLRSRAHFEQPARNPAWTAALGALKADGSNTYLYRSLRDALTPLNASPAQSTAAQPAPAGSTLTTVFVLTDGIDNDETRPAVTARAALDAFRARGPLDRLHYVALGTDIPADARAALQASDYASGLTLPVGTPPTLDAPGLEGGLLTITDPAAAPSPFPDTAPLTLTPDASAPRLRLNDPPVTGGQLKLLNLPDQSGAALLCAPPVTGANHVAPRPRQVLLRLNTQAPLLWLNPGADRTLKAGEDVILRYRTPPGLPLEQATLSGAPGLRAQLHTQPGGRKLAVQLTGDGLSASQSVTPVLSIPGLPPQPLAAVTGAPGGRLPPPPAPATPDPRPPTTGPSAPAGPSRSTLVWLTGLALAAALILGWRARPPAPAPRARTPRPADPTPVEGLEYRDDRTISLVGADGEVSSIPTPLGGPFDLGQMARVPHLSGLRAEQHRDGLRILRIPTDLEVSQGARLLQPGDVVRPGTLLGVAVARRARAPHPTLGSLAGLGLPLALHSRGPVLHVRGPYGEHALRVHAPTTDLGVTLRAPALEGLSVSLSGRDLLLLHAPDTLQLRVAGENTVLTPGTPLPPHAVVDFLS
- a CDS encoding BON domain-containing protein: MWPFGKSTADRVNDAINEQPRLKDLGLQVQERGGTVTVTGMVPNERYVGLINAVAGGINGVKNVDTSGVTFEQQVAAPAQPAPDAPAATVTTPDLSAADEKLDAEVKEMEDNSRVAKAVLKALRGNVELADDPIDVLQSGKSVILRGVVDNEHEQRLAEKLAREVQGVASVDASGLRVAAGAKELVKEKDTSTGDTVYTVKSGDTLGAIAQKYYGNAAEYKKIAHYNNISNPDLIQVGQKIRIPG
- a CDS encoding sensor histidine kinase, producing MMKVMGAVREPGGSRGVRGGPLRDMTDPGTYRAAAYVLLTLPVGALVAVLLTVVVAGGLLTLPVLIGAPALVGAVWLVGALGDVQRWMAGVLGVSFARRLPASYAGVLAWLGAQLASPVTYRTLLFHVVQLPLGLLCWLVLVTLMIVALMGLAAPAWALGSAVPIVWNEWTVQPGPVAVAGLMLVGLGTLIVTAGVLNLMGRMWTRLAAALLPLDAGDEAARREVIALRRAAGRVALGDDLNATLGDLTTQACAASTAARVTLHARDGTLWASSSSDAWADAEAGPVGDVPDTALPQPGEANVLPWPDGGLMAVLPVSLPASAGTLEGVTLRARYRPGVRPGADELAFLLSIADHAGTALHAAQLIERAGARAGEQERARLARELHDSVAQALYGITLGAKTARATLERDPARTLQSLDYTIRLAEGGVSEMKALLFSLRPDALEEGGLIAALTQHAHALEARHGLQVHADLRREPDLAPDVQAAAYRVAQEALHNVVKHARAAQVWVSLVQDGPHVTLTVRDDGRGFDPQAQGRGTLGQRSMRERAAGAGGTLTVQSGADGMAGTTVTLTLPALAPLTLPARGSA